A genomic window from Companilactobacillus alimentarius DSM 20249 includes:
- a CDS encoding IS3 family transposase, with the protein MNDPVRNFKGRKKTQIVDQIRVEQESLPKAERYKIGDILKAIGLKKATYHDERKHIKNHVDKYKDIKTEILKITESGKCRGRLTYGYRRVQEGLIKLDIHIADAVARRLMNELNVQVNLYNRHKNGKYSSYKGTVGKVAHNILHQQFNETEPFKVLHTDVTQVRLRDNEWAYVSAITDEASKEVLAFQVSNSPNSKLIMDTLNELTTVIPKGSNPVIHSDQGWHYQLNYYTDRLSEDGFIQSMSRKGNCLDNAPIESFFHLFKTECLNGFPPCKDMKEFRKLSKEYVDWFNNRRISRKTKGMTPREYREHALSA; encoded by the coding sequence ATCAATGACCCTGTTCGGAACTTCAAAGGACGCAAAAAAACACAAATAGTTGATCAGATCAGGGTAGAACAAGAGTCTCTTCCAAAAGCAGAACGGTATAAGATAGGCGATATTCTTAAGGCCATTGGACTTAAAAAGGCCACTTACCATGATGAGCGTAAACATATCAAAAATCATGTAGATAAGTACAAAGATATAAAAACTGAAATATTAAAAATTACTGAAAGTGGAAAATGTCGTGGACGCCTAACCTACGGTTATCGTCGCGTACAAGAAGGATTAATTAAACTAGATATTCACATAGCAGATGCCGTAGCTCGTCGCTTGATGAATGAGTTAAATGTTCAAGTAAATCTTTATAATCGTCATAAAAATGGAAAGTATTCCTCATATAAAGGAACTGTTGGAAAGGTCGCACACAACATTTTACATCAACAGTTTAATGAAACTGAGCCCTTTAAAGTCCTGCATACAGATGTCACACAAGTTCGTTTAAGGGATAACGAATGGGCTTATGTTTCCGCAATTACCGACGAGGCAAGCAAAGAAGTTCTAGCGTTCCAAGTAAGTAATAGTCCCAATAGTAAATTAATTATGGATACATTAAATGAATTAACGACAGTTATACCTAAAGGAAGCAACCCAGTGATACATTCAGATCAAGGCTGGCATTATCAACTAAATTATTATACTGATAGGCTTTCTGAAGATGGATTTATACAGAGCATGTCTCGCAAAGGAAATTGTCTCGACAATGCGCCAATCGAAAGTTTCTTTCATCTATTCAAAACAGAATGTCTCAATGGATTTCCACCTTGTAAAGATATGAAAGAATTTAGGAAACTTTCTAAGGAGTACGTCGATTGGTTTAACAATCGACGCATCTCAAGAAAAACAAAAGGCATGACTCCCCGCGAATACAGGGAACATGCCTTATCAGCTTAA
- a CDS encoding AMP-binding protein, translating to MSELTERLQQQLIAGATRPLMQDANQHWYTGSELNLEKNVWKNYWKNKGIGHNDIVLVSLTNSVTYSLVIQSLWEIGSIVQTLNPAATEIQINELEDQYHYSAIIFDSDIKELKFLNDIFTSQPRLTTLHESEVQIFVRNKHIAHLAETPEDDQIALIMHTSGTTGKPKRVGLTHKQLLAGAFNVVDSEKLTDQDSTFILMPMFHINAMVISNLATRLSHGQILFRPKFSAHLFWKEVSSEQVTWVSLTPAIIAILLQRDEQPTHTNLRFLRTASAPLLPSIHARFKQRFDIPLIESYGMTEAASQIAQNPLDKPIQKTVGKVVGTKIKIFDNKFNDVSKNQIGQIALKGDSVITHYLDPQPEAFHDGWLLTGDLGSLDDNDYLHIAGRSKEMIIRGGENVNPLAVEDCLHNLKFVREVAVIGTPDLIYGETVTAVIVPNEMSQDHRHQLALLNELANEQLLPVERPTKYIFSNQLPKNATGKIQRTLLAQEVTQQLKEA from the coding sequence ATGTCAGAACTTACTGAAAGATTACAACAACAATTAATTGCTGGCGCTACTCGTCCTTTAATGCAAGACGCAAATCAACATTGGTACACCGGTAGCGAGCTTAATTTAGAAAAAAATGTTTGGAAAAATTATTGGAAAAATAAAGGTATCGGTCACAACGATATCGTTTTAGTTAGCTTAACAAATTCAGTTACTTACTCTTTAGTTATTCAAAGTCTTTGGGAAATTGGTAGTATTGTTCAAACCTTGAATCCCGCTGCCACTGAAATTCAAATCAATGAACTTGAAGATCAATATCATTATTCAGCTATTATTTTTGATTCTGATATTAAAGAATTGAAATTTTTAAATGATATTTTTACTAGTCAACCTCGTTTGACGACGTTACATGAATCCGAAGTTCAAATCTTCGTTCGTAACAAACACATTGCTCATCTAGCAGAAACACCAGAAGATGATCAGATTGCTTTAATTATGCATACTTCTGGTACTACGGGCAAGCCTAAGCGTGTTGGTTTAACTCACAAACAACTTTTGGCTGGAGCATTCAATGTAGTTGATAGCGAAAAATTGACTGATCAAGATAGTACTTTCATCTTAATGCCAATGTTCCATATCAATGCTATGGTTATTTCTAACTTGGCTACACGTTTATCTCACGGACAAATATTATTCCGACCTAAATTTAGTGCCCACCTTTTCTGGAAGGAAGTTAGTAGTGAACAGGTAACTTGGGTCTCATTGACACCAGCCATCATCGCCATTTTATTGCAACGTGATGAACAACCAACTCACACTAACTTGCGATTTCTCCGGACTGCTTCAGCCCCTCTCCTCCCCAGCATCCATGCTCGATTTAAACAACGCTTCGATATTCCACTGATTGAAAGTTATGGAATGACCGAGGCCGCTAGTCAAATTGCTCAGAATCCACTCGATAAACCTATTCAAAAAACTGTCGGAAAAGTAGTAGGTACTAAAATTAAAATTTTTGATAATAAGTTTAATGACGTTTCCAAAAATCAAATTGGTCAAATTGCCCTCAAAGGAGACAGCGTTATTACTCATTATTTAGACCCTCAACCAGAAGCCTTTCATGACGGTTGGTTATTAACAGGCGATCTTGGCTCACTAGATGACAATGATTACTTGCATATTGCCGGACGTAGTAAAGAGATGATAATTCGTGGTGGTGAAAATGTTAATCCACTGGCTGTTGAAGATTGTTTACACAATTTAAAATTTGTCCGTGAAGTGGCTGTAATTGGCACACCCGATCTAATTTACGGTGAGACTGTTACCGCCGTCATTGTTCCTAACGAAATGAGTCAAGATCATCGACATCAATTAGCATTGTTGAATGAATTAGCAAATGAGCAATTATTACCCGTTGAACGTCCAACTAAATATATTTTTAGTAATCAATTACCAAAAAATGCTACTGGAAAAATTCAACGTACACTTCTAGCTCAAGAAGTGACTCAACAATTAAAGGAGGCTTAA
- a CDS encoding helix-turn-helix domain-containing protein, producing the protein MVKYSSKLKAEVVGEYLQGGTSMQSLSEKHNLPKRQVSFWIQKYRLSGVDSLKRKKTKRSFSAEFKIDVINYYQTHDETLAEVSARFDVNKCQISSWRTAFNKHGIEALKSHPKGRKSKVKNDKKKLRHLINKNELDQLREELAKKNQELYDTKLENDILKKSMTLFGTSKDAKKHK; encoded by the coding sequence ATGGTTAAATACAGTTCAAAATTAAAGGCAGAAGTTGTTGGTGAATACCTCCAAGGTGGAACCAGCATGCAAAGTCTCTCAGAGAAACATAATTTACCTAAACGGCAAGTCAGTTTCTGGATTCAAAAATATCGCTTAAGCGGCGTAGACTCGCTTAAGCGAAAAAAAACTAAACGAAGCTTTTCAGCTGAATTTAAAATTGATGTGATAAACTACTATCAAACTCATGATGAAACTTTAGCTGAAGTATCCGCCAGATTTGATGTTAACAAGTGTCAGATTAGTTCCTGGAGAACGGCATTCAATAAACATGGCATAGAAGCCTTGAAGTCTCATCCGAAAGGCAGAAAATCCAAAGTGAAAAATGATAAAAAGAAATTACGTCATTTAATAAACAAGAATGAATTAGATCAACTTCGCGAGGAACTCGCAAAGAAGAATCAAGAATTATATGACACAAAGTTGGAGAATGATATTTTAAAAAAATCAATGACCCTGTTCGGAACTTCAAAGGACGCAAAAAAACACAAATAG
- a CDS encoding HAMP domain-containing sensor histidine kinase, whose protein sequence is MTTKKSLNYQVLINNAIRKLVIIITLAISALTLVVVGAFQYSQTVHEARGQMTSLYFSNIDDVPGFIQWSNQNNRHTKQNTVIRVKTKKSSITAASDRGGQQIMTTSASKKFINQHKISIFPGQHIVYVQKFGFFLFYQKKDNDTTYQLWTSLSRLINSLILLLILISIIVFITLGFGTWWAQRLATKLSSPTIALVNETRNTTKDPDFDQPKLTVPDSPQEIKELGNAFNELLDTQNKRLQRERDFVSNASHELRTPIAAVRGNLNLIKRHGDKHPEVIPESLGYIDEESLRMQHLIENLLHLSRADRADLVLDKINLSEIANSIGQQYKKTIAQELTLDIQPDLHISGNVEALKQVIVALLDNANKYSPDNTPIKLSLEQNGSKIDLSVADQGIGIPDDQKQLIFQRFYRVDTSHSTEIKGSGLGLSIVSQLVKLNNAEIKVLDNQPQGSIFKVEFDKTN, encoded by the coding sequence ATGACAACAAAAAAATCCTTAAATTATCAAGTTTTGATTAACAATGCGATTCGTAAATTAGTGATTATTATTACACTTGCTATCAGTGCTTTGACCTTGGTAGTGGTAGGTGCTTTTCAGTATTCACAAACGGTTCACGAAGCACGTGGTCAAATGACGAGTTTGTATTTTTCCAATATTGATGATGTTCCAGGGTTTATTCAGTGGAGCAATCAAAACAATCGTCATACTAAGCAAAATACCGTCATCCGTGTCAAAACTAAAAAGTCGTCAATTACGGCTGCATCCGATCGCGGTGGGCAGCAAATTATGACGACCTCTGCATCTAAGAAATTTATCAATCAACATAAGATCAGTATTTTCCCCGGTCAACATATCGTTTACGTTCAAAAATTTGGTTTCTTCCTGTTTTATCAAAAGAAAGATAATGACACGACCTATCAACTTTGGACTAGTTTGTCTCGTTTGATCAATAGTTTAATTCTTCTATTAATTCTTATCAGTATTATTGTTTTTATTACTTTAGGATTTGGAACTTGGTGGGCCCAACGACTAGCTACCAAATTAAGTTCTCCTACGATTGCTCTAGTTAATGAAACCCGTAATACAACTAAGGACCCTGACTTTGATCAACCAAAACTAACAGTTCCTGACAGTCCTCAGGAAATTAAGGAACTAGGTAATGCTTTCAACGAATTGCTTGATACCCAAAATAAACGACTCCAGCGCGAAAGAGATTTTGTTTCAAATGCATCCCACGAATTAAGAACTCCAATCGCTGCTGTCCGTGGCAATTTAAACTTGATCAAACGTCACGGCGATAAACATCCCGAAGTTATTCCCGAATCACTAGGCTATATTGATGAAGAATCTTTAAGAATGCAACATTTGATTGAAAACTTACTTCACCTATCTCGAGCCGATCGAGCTGATTTAGTTTTAGATAAAATCAATTTGTCAGAAATTGCCAACAGCATTGGTCAACAATATAAGAAAACAATTGCTCAAGAGTTGACCCTAGACATTCAACCTGATCTCCATATTTCAGGTAACGTCGAAGCTTTAAAACAAGTTATAGTAGCTTTGTTAGATAATGCAAATAAGTATTCACCAGACAACACCCCAATTAAACTGTCACTCGAACAAAATGGTTCAAAAATAGATTTATCGGTCGCTGACCAAGGTATCGGTATTCCCGACGATCAAAAACAACTTATTTTCCAAAGATTTTATCGCGTCGATACCTCCCACTCAACTGAAATCAAAGGTAGTGGTTTAGGATTATCGATTGTTTCACAATTGGTTAAATTGAATAACGCTGAAATCAAGGTCCTAGACAATCAACCACAAGGTTCTATTTTTAAGGTCGAATTCGATAAAACTAATTGA
- a CDS encoding helix-turn-helix domain-containing protein has translation MKIGLKLQQQRILHNMSQNDLAEKLHISRQSISKWENGGSLPSFSNVVAISDLFEISLDELIRGDEELMDKFKDDGKIRLTHVETIIFGGIGLGIVLLIILKLFKIPNDIIEAGVLFVAFAGELGILMNLEWRYVNRSLTKKAVFFGVIVMAMTVINLLLSMWIGFTG, from the coding sequence ATGAAAATTGGTTTGAAACTACAACAACAGCGAATACTTCACAATATGTCACAAAATGATCTAGCTGAAAAATTACATATTTCCCGACAATCAATTTCTAAATGGGAGAATGGTGGCAGTTTGCCTAGTTTTAGCAATGTGGTGGCAATCAGTGATCTGTTTGAAATTTCTTTAGATGAATTGATTCGAGGAGATGAAGAATTGATGGATAAATTTAAGGATGACGGAAAAATAAGATTAACTCACGTCGAAACTATTATTTTTGGAGGAATTGGTTTAGGAATAGTTTTATTGATTATACTTAAATTATTTAAGATACCCAATGATATTATTGAAGCTGGGGTTCTCTTTGTTGCCTTTGCGGGTGAATTAGGAATACTTATGAATCTTGAGTGGAGGTACGTTAATCGCAGTTTGACAAAAAAAGCCGTGTTTTTTGGAGTTATAGTGATGGCTATGACTGTGATTAATTTGTTACTTAGTATGTGGATAGGTTTTACAGGTTAA
- a CDS encoding protein-export chaperone SecB → MNTINKYLQFDDPTITSFTINVNEEFDLDDNFEELDIKTIVEMPPELEINFNEPVPVYLNIFINPDDEKAPYEIDARITSMFTVSNDISETETLQILQTDAATILLSYLRPMVSMMTAASGFPAMTLPMLDFSDSDD, encoded by the coding sequence ATGAATACAATTAATAAGTATTTACAATTTGATGATCCAACGATTACTTCTTTTACGATAAATGTAAATGAAGAGTTTGATTTAGATGATAATTTTGAAGAATTAGATATCAAAACTATCGTTGAAATGCCACCTGAATTGGAAATAAACTTCAATGAACCGGTACCCGTCTACTTAAACATTTTTATCAATCCTGACGATGAAAAAGCACCATATGAGATTGATGCTCGGATAACCTCTATGTTTACCGTTTCTAACGATATATCAGAAACAGAAACTCTACAAATACTTCAGACTGACGCTGCTACCATTCTCTTGTCGTATCTCAGACCGATGGTTTCTATGATGACAGCTGCCAGTGGTTTTCCAGCTATGACCTTACCCATGCTTGATTTCTCCGATTCTGATGACTAG
- a CDS encoding AMP-binding protein, with product MSEITNQLKIQLKNNKNKKVIKDESLNRWFNGAELGDDVQVLKNTLIDLHIGLGDVVLVCLPNSAVYPILTQALWEIGAVMHPISATTPEKELQQELVEHDYVASIVGENLVNAVLDDRMAIVTALHLQTYSILHIIRDRNLMGHDAAVPDEDDLALILNTSGTTGKPKRVGLTHKILKNAVEHDIESHKMTSNDTTMIVMPMFHINAQAISILSTRLSGGKIVVTEKFSASKFWNQVRDNGVTWVSVVPTIVNILLINQKSLAAYSDDIKLRFVRCSSFALPLEKLTEFQTKFHTQILEGYGLTETASQCTINPFDKPKVGSAGKAFKTDVEIMNDGKIIHQANQIGEIVVRGDHVISSYLDPHPDSFKDGWFLTGDLGYLDEDNYLFVKGRKKDIINRGGEKVAPAQVENVISQLNFVKEVSVIATPDSLYGEAVTAVVITRGERSEELIRQKIMAHAKATLAKYEQPTRIFFVQDYPRNATGKVIRVKLREQVMSSLVGKRA from the coding sequence ATGTCAGAAATAACGAATCAGTTAAAAATACAGTTAAAGAATAATAAAAATAAAAAAGTCATTAAAGATGAATCCTTAAATCGTTGGTTTAACGGAGCGGAATTGGGTGATGATGTTCAAGTGTTGAAAAATACACTAATAGACCTCCATATCGGATTGGGTGACGTCGTGTTGGTATGTTTGCCCAATTCAGCCGTTTATCCTATTTTGACACAGGCGTTATGGGAAATTGGAGCGGTAATGCATCCAATCTCAGCCACGACTCCTGAAAAAGAGTTACAACAAGAACTAGTCGAACATGATTATGTGGCTTCAATTGTTGGAGAAAATCTAGTTAATGCGGTATTGGATGATCGAATGGCCATAGTAACGGCGTTACATTTACAGACGTATTCGATTTTACATATTATTCGAGATCGAAATTTGATGGGACACGATGCAGCGGTTCCTGATGAAGACGATTTAGCCTTGATTTTAAATACTTCGGGTACAACTGGCAAACCTAAACGAGTTGGTTTGACGCATAAAATTTTGAAGAACGCCGTAGAACATGATATTGAAAGTCATAAGATGACCTCAAATGATACGACAATGATTGTTATGCCGATGTTTCATATCAATGCACAAGCAATTTCTATTTTGTCGACACGTCTTTCCGGTGGAAAAATTGTTGTCACTGAGAAGTTCAGCGCTTCAAAATTTTGGAACCAGGTACGTGATAATGGAGTAACTTGGGTTTCAGTAGTACCGACAATTGTTAATATATTATTGATTAATCAAAAGTCGTTAGCGGCGTATAGCGATGATATTAAATTACGCTTTGTCAGATGTTCATCGTTTGCATTACCATTAGAAAAATTGACTGAATTTCAAACTAAATTCCATACTCAAATCCTTGAAGGTTATGGATTGACCGAAACGGCTAGTCAGTGTACTATTAATCCTTTTGATAAGCCTAAAGTTGGCTCCGCTGGTAAAGCTTTCAAGACTGATGTTGAAATTATGAACGATGGTAAGATAATCCATCAAGCTAATCAAATTGGAGAGATTGTGGTTCGAGGCGATCATGTTATTAGTAGCTATCTTGATCCACATCCAGACTCATTTAAGGATGGCTGGTTCTTAACAGGTGATCTGGGTTATCTTGATGAAGATAATTATTTATTTGTTAAAGGACGTAAGAAAGATATTATCAATCGCGGTGGTGAGAAAGTTGCACCAGCTCAAGTTGAAAATGTTATTAGTCAACTAAACTTTGTCAAAGAGGTTTCAGTCATTGCTACTCCAGATTCACTTTATGGTGAGGCTGTAACGGCAGTTGTGATAACTCGTGGAGAACGGTCTGAGGAACTTATTCGTCAAAAAATTATGGCACATGCCAAAGCAACTTTGGCTAAATATGAACAACCGACAAGAATCTTCTTTGTCCAAGATTACCCACGGAATGCAACTGGCAAAGTAATTCGAGTAAAATTACGTGAACAAGTTATGTCTTCTTTGGTAGGTAAGCGTGCATGA
- a CDS encoding aliphatic sulfonate ABC transporter substrate-binding protein, translated as MSKKTRNLKKLLISIVLMLWAVVALYGFKQTDAGSSNSSEQTVTIGYQKGDPFDIAKQRGEFVKKMKAKGYKVVFKEFQDGSSLMQALKAGSVDYARTGDTPPVSALSTGTKLTFVAAGSSKAKGSGLLVKKSSSISSIKDLKGKKVAYTKGTSSQYMLLAALKKAGMSADDITWVNMDQSSASVAFSKGKVDGWATWDPYTAQAEVNQNAKVLVSGVGITNNRDYVLSTQSYAKSNTKVSKYLIKYLEEDMKWANNNHSELIDMMSKSLKVSKSVVKKMVERRSYGIYTMNSTYAKEEQKIADLFYDEGLIENKVTVSDSGDYK; from the coding sequence ATGAGTAAAAAGACGAGAAATTTAAAAAAACTTTTAATCAGTATTGTACTAATGCTTTGGGCTGTTGTAGCGTTATATGGATTTAAGCAAACAGATGCTGGTAGCAGTAACTCCAGCGAACAGACCGTTACAATTGGTTATCAAAAGGGTGATCCTTTTGATATAGCTAAGCAACGTGGAGAATTTGTTAAAAAGATGAAAGCAAAAGGATACAAAGTAGTCTTTAAAGAATTCCAAGATGGAAGTTCTCTAATGCAAGCTTTAAAGGCGGGTAGTGTCGATTATGCAAGAACTGGTGATACGCCACCCGTATCAGCTCTTTCAACTGGTACTAAATTAACCTTTGTAGCCGCAGGTTCATCTAAAGCTAAAGGTTCTGGTCTGTTGGTTAAGAAATCTTCAAGTATTTCTTCAATCAAGGATTTGAAAGGTAAGAAAGTTGCTTACACTAAAGGAACTAGTTCGCAATACATGCTCTTAGCTGCTTTAAAGAAAGCGGGAATGAGCGCTGATGATATAACTTGGGTCAATATGGATCAATCAAGTGCCAGCGTAGCCTTTTCAAAAGGAAAGGTAGATGGATGGGCAACTTGGGACCCTTACACAGCTCAAGCAGAAGTTAATCAGAATGCTAAGGTATTAGTTAGTGGTGTTGGAATTACCAATAATCGTGATTATGTACTTTCCACACAAAGCTATGCCAAATCAAATACCAAGGTATCGAAGTACTTGATCAAGTATCTTGAAGAAGATATGAAGTGGGCTAATAATAATCACAGTGAATTGATAGATATGATGAGTAAATCATTGAAAGTATCAAAGAGTGTTGTTAAGAAGATGGTAGAACGTCGAAGTTACGGTATTTATACGATGAACTCTACCTATGCAAAAGAAGAACAAAAGATTGCTGATTTATTCTATGATGAAGGTTTGATAGAAAATAAAGTTACAGTCAGCGATTCAGGTGATTATAAGTAA
- a CDS encoding ABC transporter ATP-binding protein, translating to MDNKSMIEIKDVNKMYQDLTALHDVTLNIKQGEFIALVGMSGGGKSTLLRLIAGLEKPTAGSITVGQDNNSRSIMRMMFQEDRLLPWMNVLDNLSFGSKDKNTKAHAQELLDLVELGDYADHYPNQLSGGQKQRVALARALMTDPQVLLLDEPLGALDALTRRKMQDLILNVCEKQNLTTILVTHDVEEAARMADRIIVMKHSTNYYEETCPKNRNAGQIGIVADRVLGEILEEKEIQKQTA from the coding sequence ATGGATAATAAATCAATGATTGAAATTAAAGATGTTAATAAAATGTATCAGGATCTAACCGCTTTACATGATGTAACGCTCAATATTAAACAAGGTGAATTCATCGCTTTAGTCGGAATGAGTGGTGGTGGCAAGAGTACTTTACTGCGTTTGATTGCAGGACTGGAAAAGCCGACAGCAGGCTCAATTACTGTTGGGCAGGACAACAATTCTCGCTCAATTATGCGAATGATGTTCCAAGAAGATCGTTTGCTTCCCTGGATGAACGTTTTAGACAATTTATCATTCGGTTCGAAAGATAAAAATACTAAAGCGCATGCTCAAGAATTATTGGATTTAGTTGAATTAGGAGATTATGCAGATCACTACCCCAATCAACTATCTGGTGGTCAAAAACAAAGAGTAGCCTTAGCTAGAGCTTTAATGACCGATCCTCAAGTCCTCTTACTAGATGAACCCTTAGGTGCCCTTGATGCTTTAACTAGAAGAAAAATGCAAGATTTGATTCTTAATGTCTGTGAAAAACAGAACCTAACCACTATTTTGGTCACCCATGATGTTGAAGAAGCCGCTCGAATGGCCGATCGAATCATCGTTATGAAACATTCAACTAATTACTATGAAGAGACATGTCCTAAGAACCGTAACGCCGGTCAAATCGGTATTGTCGCTGACCGAGTTTTAGGAGAGATCCTCGAAGAAAAAGAAATTCAAAAACAAACTGCTTAA
- a CDS encoding ABC transporter permease subunit — MQNSLTLSKKKRALHLPVTKILPFLLPIILILFWQVSSTLGWLSSSVLPSPWAVFQDGIKLTQSGELPKNLSISLYRATVGLLIGGGIGFILGFINGMSKTSRLLFDSSIQMFRNIPHLALIPLIILWLGINESAKISLVAIGTMFPVYINTFHGISSVDPDLIEMGKSYELSKKQMFFKIIFPAALPQILVGIRYALGVMWTTLIVAETISADSGIGYMANNAEDFMDMETVVLCIVIYAILGKISDLVAKSFESLLLDWQNTGRSNA, encoded by the coding sequence ATGCAAAATTCTCTTACTTTAAGTAAAAAGAAACGGGCGTTACATCTCCCTGTAACGAAGATTTTACCGTTTTTACTGCCAATTATTTTAATTCTATTTTGGCAAGTCAGCAGTACCTTAGGTTGGTTATCGAGTTCTGTTTTACCATCGCCTTGGGCTGTGTTCCAAGATGGTATCAAACTAACTCAGTCAGGTGAATTGCCTAAGAATCTGAGTATCAGTCTCTATCGAGCAACCGTCGGTCTTCTGATAGGTGGTGGAATTGGCTTTATCTTGGGATTTATCAACGGTATGTCAAAAACTTCCCGCTTATTGTTTGATTCATCAATTCAAATGTTTCGAAATATTCCCCATTTAGCTCTAATTCCTCTGATTATTCTTTGGCTTGGTATTAATGAATCCGCTAAGATTTCTCTAGTCGCTATTGGAACTATGTTCCCCGTTTATATCAATACTTTCCACGGAATAAGTTCCGTCGATCCTGATTTGATTGAAATGGGTAAATCCTATGAATTATCGAAAAAACAAATGTTTTTCAAAATTATTTTCCCAGCAGCACTACCACAAATCTTAGTTGGTATCCGTTACGCCTTAGGCGTTATGTGGACTACATTGATTGTTGCCGAAACCATCTCTGCTGATTCAGGTATCGGATATATGGCTAATAATGCTGAGGATTTCATGGATATGGAAACTGTCGTCTTATGTATCGTTATTTACGCTATCTTAGGTAAAATTTCTGACCTTGTTGCCAAGAGTTTTGAAAGTTTACTACTAGATTGGCAAAATACTGGAAGGAGCAACGCTTAA
- a CDS encoding acyltransferase, translating into MATKKKKKYLYEVDLMRVLFIGGVLLNHTTTAFKNNVGSGSGSQLFIEATHLMLHFTRMGFMFMTGLVLVLNYYNRDNHWLGFWKKRYISVGIPYIGWNAILMWFATITAGVAINWPSYYKNLIDAIIHGNKYYMYYILVTFQLYLIFPLLVYMFKKLPNHHIAILVTSAIVQLLLVIGIKYWLPGVDRDSWWYLFRAYGLNVLVYQFYFIAGAFVAIHYDQVDKFIEKNHRVIGWSTLALSIGTVLLFFGNQYILKLSMSATESIHQPLIFIYDTFMIAFVFWIGRQYAHARNHGLPNWMDRIVRNMAKVSFGIYLVQTIPITLLYGILSTMHLPSIVMLLLLPVGYVFVLGGAFLISWFCYKIPPFGVLIGRPQWHLTKGVKKYVRNNESVKNTVKE; encoded by the coding sequence TTGGCAACGAAGAAGAAAAAGAAATACTTATATGAAGTCGATTTAATGCGAGTCCTTTTTATCGGTGGTGTGTTATTGAACCATACGACGACCGCATTTAAGAATAATGTTGGCTCGGGTTCGGGTAGTCAGTTATTCATTGAAGCAACTCACTTGATGCTTCATTTTACTAGAATGGGATTCATGTTCATGACGGGTCTTGTTTTGGTACTTAATTATTATAATCGTGATAATCATTGGTTAGGATTTTGGAAGAAAAGATACATCAGTGTTGGGATTCCCTATATTGGTTGGAATGCAATCTTAATGTGGTTTGCTACTATAACGGCTGGTGTAGCCATCAATTGGCCTAGTTACTATAAGAATCTAATAGATGCCATTATTCATGGTAATAAATATTATATGTACTACATTTTGGTAACTTTCCAGTTATATCTAATTTTCCCATTATTGGTATACATGTTTAAGAAATTACCTAATCACCACATTGCCATCTTGGTAACTAGTGCCATTGTCCAATTGCTCTTAGTAATTGGAATCAAATATTGGTTACCAGGTGTTGACCGTGACAGTTGGTGGTACCTATTTAGAGCATATGGTCTAAATGTGTTAGTTTATCAATTTTACTTTATTGCAGGGGCCTTTGTGGCTATTCACTATGATCAAGTTGATAAATTCATTGAAAAAAATCATCGTGTCATTGGCTGGTCAACGTTGGCACTTTCCATTGGGACAGTTCTTTTGTTCTTTGGTAATCAATATATCTTGAAACTAAGTATGAGTGCTACGGAATCAATTCATCAACCACTAATTTTCATTTATGATACTTTCATGATTGCCTTTGTTTTCTGGATAGGGCGACAATATGCGCACGCAAGAAATCATGGCTTGCCAAATTGGATGGATCGAATAGTCAGAAATATGGCCAAAGTTTCCTTTGGAATTTATCTAGTTCAAACGATTCCCATTACATTATTGTATGGAATCCTTAGTACGATGCATTTACCATCAATCGTGATGTTACTACTGTTGCCAGTAGGATATGTCTTTGTTCTAGGCGGAGCCTTCTTGATTTCATGGTTCTGCTACAAGATACCACCATTTGGGGTATTGATTGGACGTCCACAATGGCATCTAACAAAAGGAGTAAAAAAATATGTCAGAAATAACGAATCAGTTAAAAATACAGTTAAAGAATAA